ACTGGGCTTGCACTTCGTGCCCGAAGAGCGGCTGGGCCGCGGCGCGGTGCCGACGCTGGGGCTTGCGCACAACCTGCTGCTCACGCGCAGCGATGCAGTGGGCCGGGGCGGGTGGATCCGCACAGGCGCGCTCGAGCGCCAGGCCAAGGCCATCATCGAGCGCTTCAAGGTCAAGGCCGGCGGGCCGCGCGCAGCGGCGCGTTCGCTCTCCGGCGGCAACTTGCAGAAGTTCATCGTCGGCCGCGAGATCGACGCCAACCCGAAGCTCTTCATCGTTTCGCAGCCGACCTGGGGGGTGGACGTGGGCGCGGCTGCGCTGATCCACGCCGAGATTCTTGCGCTGCGCGATGCGGGCTGTGCCGTGCTGGTCATCAGCGAGGAGCTCGACGAGCTGTTCAACATCTGCGACCGGCTGCACGTGATTGCAAAGGGGCGGCTGTCGCCCTCCATCGACCGCGCGGCCGCCACGCTGCCGCAGATCGGCGAATGGATGAGCGGCTTGTGGCAGACCTCCGGCAACAATGTCGGCCAGAAGGCGGAGGCCGCCCATGCTTAAGCTCGAACCCCGCCCGGAGCTGTCGCGCTTCTGGAGCTATGCCTCGCCGATCCTGGCGCTGCTGATTACCGTGCTGATCGGCGTGGCGCTGTTCGCCGCGCTCGGCAAGGACCCGGTCAAGGGCTTGCTGGTGTTCTTCTATGAACCCATCAAGAGCGGCTACGCCATCGGCGAGCTGATGGTGAAGGCGACACCGCTGCTCATCATCGCGCTGGGGCTGGCCGTGTGCTTCCGCTCGAACGTGTGGAACATCGGCGCCGAAGGGCAGTTCGTGTTCGGCGCCATTGCGGCGGGCGGCGTGGCGCTGCTGGCCGACAAGACCACGGGGCAGTGGATCGTCGCGGCCATCCTGCTGGCCGGCATCCTTGGCGGCATGGTGTGGGCGGGCATCGTCGCGTTCCTGCGCGACAAGTACAACGCCAACGAAATCCTGGTGAGCCTGATGCTGGTCTACGTGGCCACGCTGTTGCTGGGCTACATGGTCTATGGTCCATGGAAAGACCCGAACGGCTACAACTTCCCGCAGACCAAGACCTTCGAGGCGGTCACGCAGATTCCGCGCCTGTTCAAGGGCTCGCGCGTGAGCATCGGGCTGGTCATCGCGCTGGCGGGGGCGGGGGCGCTGTGGGTGTTCCTGTTCCGCACGCGTGCGGGCTTCGCGCAGCAGGTTGGCGGGCTGGCACCAGCGGCCTCGCGCTATGCGGGCTTCTCGGCGCGGCGCGCGGTGTGGATCGCGCTGCTGACTTCGGGCGGCGCGGCCGGCCTGGCCGGTGCGCTCGAAGTGGCCGGGCCGCTTGGCCAGCTTACGCCCTATGTGCCGGCAGGCTATGGCTTCGCAGCCATCATCGTTGCCTTCGTCGGACGGCTGCATCCGGTGGGCATGATCTTCTCGGCCATCCTGATGAGCATGTTCTACATCGGCGGCGAGCTTGCGCAGTCGCGGCTGGGCCTGCCGAAGTCGCTGACCGGTGTGTTCCAGGGGCTGCTGCTGTTCACGCTGCTGGCTTGCGACACCCTCATTGCGTACCGGATCCGGCGCAAGGCCGCAGCTAAAGCCGCCACCATGACCACCGCTTCGCTGCAAGCGAGCACGCCGATCACCGCACCCGTCGCGCGTGCCACCGAAGGGAGCCACTGAACATGGAAAGCTACGCACTCCTGCTCGGCTCCACGCTGAGCGCGGGCACCGTGCTCGCCATCGCGGCGCTGGGCCTGCTCATCAACGA
This is a stretch of genomic DNA from Variovorax paradoxus. It encodes these proteins:
- a CDS encoding ABC transporter permease, with protein sequence MLKLEPRPELSRFWSYASPILALLITVLIGVALFAALGKDPVKGLLVFFYEPIKSGYAIGELMVKATPLLIIALGLAVCFRSNVWNIGAEGQFVFGAIAAGGVALLADKTTGQWIVAAILLAGILGGMVWAGIVAFLRDKYNANEILVSLMLVYVATLLLGYMVYGPWKDPNGYNFPQTKTFEAVTQIPRLFKGSRVSIGLVIALAGAGALWVFLFRTRAGFAQQVGGLAPAASRYAGFSARRAVWIALLTSGGAAGLAGALEVAGPLGQLTPYVPAGYGFAAIIVAFVGRLHPVGMIFSAILMSMFYIGGELAQSRLGLPKSLTGVFQGLLLFTLLACDTLIAYRIRRKAAAKAATMTTASLQASTPITAPVARATEGSH